One stretch of Rhipicephalus sanguineus isolate Rsan-2018 chromosome 10, BIME_Rsan_1.4, whole genome shotgun sequence DNA includes these proteins:
- the LOC119406671 gene encoding ubiquitin-conjugating enzyme E2 Z-like, with translation MAPPKVRFTTSGGGASLHPCFYTNGTVSLSISGTYAGPQWSSTQTLSSLLLSIQSLLTEQLYYEQPFKRHTNKQDDRKEAEDYNTFVRYEVIKESVCGTVERRLQDNSSYPPALQRKVLKLFLENYANYERCVNQDNNLSGTPIKNPFSGGLGMYDHEALAGRLRNLKTNVETRIQSNDLGAVF, from the coding sequence ATGGCACCTCCGAAGGTTCGTTTTACAACGTCGGGCGGAGGCGCCTCTCTTCATCCGTGCTTCTACACGAACGGGACCGTGTCCTTGAGCATTTCGGGAACGTACGCTGGTCCCCAGTGGTCATCTACTCAGACTTTGAGCAGCCTGCTACTGTCCATTCAGTCACTGTTGACGGAACAGCTCTATTATGAACAGCCATTCAAGAGGCACACCAACAAGCAAGATGACCGAAAGGAAGCAGAGGACTACAACACGTTCGTCAGGTATGAGGTTATCAAAGAATCAGTTTGCGGCACTGTGGAACGCCGCCTTCAGGACAATTCCTCGTACCCGCCGGCTCTTCAGCGCAAAGTGTTGAAGCTCTTCTTGGAAAACTATGCCAATTACGAACGGTGTGTGAACCAGGACAACAACCTCTCCGGCACCCCAATAAAGAATCCCTTTAGCGGTGGTCTTGGAATGTACGACCATGAAGCACTCGCAGGCCGACTGAGGAATCTCAAGACAAATGTAGAGACGAGGATACAGTCCAATGATCTAGGGGCCGTCTTTTGA